The following coding sequences lie in one Amycolatopsis cihanbeyliensis genomic window:
- a CDS encoding type 1 glutamine amidotransferase, which yields MSTPRLLIIQPDESDPPGPLGDWLTAAGAELDVRRPPMDELPDGLDGYQGVVCLGGEMGAEDDAEHPWLAGIRRLLASAAGNGLPTLGICLGAQLLAVACGGMVGRGKSGPEVGPALVSKRDVAWTDPLFAELPLMQDVMQFHRDVIEQLPPSAELLASAPLYPNQAYRLGRCTYGVQFHVETTPEVVQRWLAETPDAAEYAPADAFETERLDRLHGDLADTWAPFARRFAELAAGTREPAGHRHTLPLA from the coding sequence GTGAGCACCCCACGACTGCTGATCATTCAGCCGGACGAAAGTGACCCACCCGGACCGCTGGGCGACTGGCTCACCGCCGCCGGCGCCGAGCTGGACGTGCGCAGGCCGCCGATGGACGAGCTGCCGGACGGCCTCGACGGCTATCAGGGTGTGGTGTGCCTGGGCGGCGAGATGGGCGCGGAGGATGACGCGGAGCACCCGTGGCTCGCGGGGATCCGCAGGCTGCTTGCCTCCGCCGCCGGCAACGGGTTGCCGACTCTTGGTATCTGCCTCGGTGCCCAGTTGCTGGCTGTCGCGTGTGGCGGCATGGTCGGGCGGGGCAAGAGCGGCCCGGAGGTCGGCCCGGCGTTGGTCTCCAAGCGGGATGTGGCCTGGACCGATCCGCTGTTCGCCGAGCTGCCGCTGATGCAGGACGTGATGCAGTTCCATCGGGACGTCATCGAGCAGCTGCCCCCCTCGGCCGAGCTGCTCGCCTCGGCGCCGCTGTACCCGAACCAGGCCTACCGCCTCGGCCGCTGCACCTACGGGGTGCAGTTCCACGTCGAGACCACGCCCGAGGTGGTCCAGCGTTGGCTGGCCGAGACTCCGGACGCGGCCGAGTACGCCCCGGCGGACGCGTTCGAGACCGAACGGCTCGACCGGCTGCACGGCGACCTCGCCGACACCTGGGCGCCGTTCGCCCGGCGGTTCGCCGAACTGGCCGCGGGAACGCGGGAGCCGGCCGGGCATCGGCATACGCTGCCACTGGCCTGA
- a CDS encoding RDD family protein produces MARWTGEWLSAPATARQASSAEPPRWPGEHLGLPEDGVGAAAGGGRRLLALLLDLLLASLITALFRRPVLDDPAVMQDFNLLAIGIWVLLTVSPVALFGFTPGMGVCGIRVGRLDGAKFLGLWRALVRAALTFLIVPAAVRNVDARGWHDRLTGTVVVRLR; encoded by the coding sequence GTGGCGAGATGGACCGGGGAATGGCTCTCCGCACCGGCGACCGCCCGCCAGGCGAGCAGCGCTGAGCCGCCGCGCTGGCCGGGCGAGCACCTCGGCCTGCCCGAGGACGGGGTGGGCGCCGCGGCGGGCGGGGGCCGCCGCCTGCTCGCGCTGCTGCTCGACCTCCTGCTCGCCTCGCTGATCACCGCCTTGTTCCGGCGGCCCGTGCTGGACGACCCGGCCGTGATGCAGGACTTCAACCTGCTCGCCATCGGGATATGGGTACTACTCACCGTGAGTCCAGTAGCACTGTTCGGATTTACCCCGGGCATGGGTGTGTGCGGTATCCGGGTGGGCAGGCTGGACGGGGCCAAGTTCCTCGGCCTGTGGCGCGCGCTGGTGCGCGCCGCGCTCACCTTTCTGATCGTGCCGGCCGCGGTGCGCAACGTGGACGCGCGCGGCTGGCACGATCGGCTGACCGGCACCGTGGTGGTCCGCCTGCGCTGA
- a CDS encoding acyl-CoA thioesterase: MTEREPFRVQLKVRHYELDTLGHVNHAVYHSYAEVARLELIERAGGLKGGLRDANLAAVLLESHISFRKELRAGEVIDVTCETKFGSGKTFVMNSNIYQADGTLAAEISCTLGLMDLERRKLVPDPRGKCDQAGMDLELLGGATA; the protein is encoded by the coding sequence GTGACCGAGCGCGAACCTTTCCGGGTGCAGCTGAAGGTGCGGCACTACGAGCTGGACACCCTGGGCCATGTCAACCACGCCGTGTACCACTCCTATGCCGAGGTCGCCCGGCTCGAGCTGATCGAGCGGGCGGGCGGGCTCAAGGGCGGCCTGCGGGACGCCAACCTGGCCGCGGTACTGCTGGAATCGCACATCAGCTTCCGCAAGGAGCTGCGCGCCGGCGAGGTCATCGACGTGACCTGCGAGACCAAGTTCGGCTCCGGCAAGACCTTCGTGATGAACTCCAACATCTACCAGGCCGACGGCACCCTCGCCGCCGAGATCAGCTGCACGCTCGGGCTGATGGACCTCGAGCGGCGCAAGCTGGTCCCCGACCCGCGGGGCAAGTGCGACCAGGCGGGCATGGACCTGGAGCTCCTGGGCGGGGCCACCGCGTAA
- a CDS encoding rhodanese-like domain-containing protein, giving the protein MTPQPRVLTHPAGTAGAAAEFFAAELAFEADPDDLARDLADGDQHGYVVVEARSREAFAQARIPGAINLPYRELTAESTAHLDRSKVYVCYCESFQCNAATKGALRLAELGFLVKRLAGGITAWRAAGYPLDGDPSASSGPATPCTC; this is encoded by the coding sequence ATGACACCGCAACCTCGAGTGCTGACCCATCCGGCCGGGACGGCAGGCGCCGCGGCCGAGTTCTTCGCCGCAGAACTGGCCTTCGAGGCAGATCCGGACGACCTGGCGCGTGACCTCGCGGATGGCGACCAGCACGGCTACGTGGTGGTGGAGGCCCGCTCGCGGGAGGCCTTCGCGCAGGCCCGGATCCCCGGGGCGATCAACCTGCCGTACCGCGAGCTGACCGCGGAGAGCACCGCCCACCTGGACCGGAGCAAGGTCTACGTCTGCTACTGCGAGAGCTTCCAGTGCAACGCGGCCACCAAGGGCGCGCTGAGGCTGGCCGAGCTGGGTTTCCTGGTGAAACGCCTCGCCGGCGGCATCACCGCCTGGCGGGCGGCCGGCTACCCCTTGGACGGCGACCCGTCGGCCTCCAGCGGTCCCGCGACCCCCTGCACCTGCTGA
- the glnA gene encoding type I glutamate--ammonia ligase, with product MSTTPDDIQRLIADEDVQFVDVRFCDLPGVMQHFTVPAKAFDNDAFDEGLAFDGSSVRGFQSIHESDMLLLPDAETARIDPFRKQKTLSLNFFVHDPFTREPYSRDPRNIARKAEQYITESGIADTAFFGPEAEFYIFDSVRFDSAENGSFHEIDSVEGWWNTGADEEGGNRGYKTKYKGGYFPVPPVDHFADLRDEIVQKLTGSGFSIERAHHEVGTAGQAEINYKFNTLLHAADDLQLFKYIVKNTAWDAGKTATFMPKPLFGDNGSGMHCHQSLWKDGAPLFHDESGYAGLSDTARHYIGGLLKHAPSLLAFTNPTVNSYHRLVPGFEAPVSLVYSQRNRSACVRIPITGNNPKAKRAEFRCPDSSGNPYLAFAAMSMAGLDGIKNKIEPPDPIDKDLYELPPEEAKDVKLVPGDLGSVLDSLESDHDFLLEGGVFTPDVIETWIAFKRENEIDPLRLRPHPYEFALYYDV from the coding sequence GTGTCCACTACTCCAGACGATATCCAGCGTCTCATCGCGGATGAGGACGTGCAATTCGTCGACGTCAGGTTCTGTGACCTTCCGGGCGTCATGCAGCACTTCACCGTCCCCGCGAAGGCCTTCGACAACGACGCCTTCGACGAGGGACTGGCCTTCGACGGTTCGTCGGTGCGGGGCTTCCAGTCCATCCACGAATCGGACATGCTGCTGTTGCCGGACGCCGAAACCGCGCGGATCGACCCGTTCCGCAAGCAGAAGACGCTGTCCCTGAACTTCTTCGTGCACGACCCGTTCACCCGCGAGCCCTACAGCAGGGACCCGCGCAACATCGCGCGGAAGGCGGAGCAGTACATCACCGAGTCCGGCATCGCCGACACGGCGTTCTTCGGGCCGGAGGCGGAGTTCTACATCTTCGACTCGGTGCGTTTCGACTCCGCGGAGAACGGCTCCTTCCACGAGATCGACTCGGTCGAGGGCTGGTGGAACACCGGCGCCGACGAGGAGGGCGGCAACCGCGGCTACAAGACCAAGTACAAGGGCGGCTACTTCCCGGTGCCCCCGGTGGACCACTTCGCCGACCTGCGTGACGAGATCGTGCAGAAGCTGACCGGCTCCGGCTTCAGCATCGAGCGCGCGCACCACGAGGTGGGCACCGCGGGCCAGGCCGAGATCAACTACAAGTTCAACACCCTGCTGCACGCCGCGGACGACCTGCAGCTGTTCAAGTACATCGTGAAGAACACGGCGTGGGACGCGGGCAAGACGGCCACCTTCATGCCCAAGCCGCTGTTCGGGGACAACGGCTCGGGCATGCACTGCCACCAGTCACTGTGGAAGGACGGTGCGCCGCTGTTCCACGACGAGTCCGGCTACGCCGGGCTTTCGGACACCGCGCGGCACTACATCGGTGGCCTGCTCAAGCACGCCCCGAGCCTGCTCGCCTTCACCAACCCGACGGTGAACTCCTATCACCGGTTGGTGCCCGGCTTCGAGGCGCCGGTCAGCCTGGTCTACTCCCAGCGCAACCGCTCGGCCTGTGTACGGATCCCGATCACCGGCAACAACCCCAAGGCCAAGCGTGCCGAGTTCCGCTGCCCGGACTCCTCGGGTAACCCGTACCTGGCCTTCGCCGCGATGAGCATGGCCGGCCTGGACGGCATCAAGAACAAGATCGAGCCGCCGGACCCGATCGACAAGGACCTGTACGAGCTGCCGCCGGAGGAGGCCAAGGACGTCAAGCTGGTGCCGGGCGACCTCGGTTCCGTGCTGGACAGCCTGGAGTCCGACCACGACTTCTTGCTCGAGGGCGGGGTGTTCACCCCCGACGTGATCGAGACCTGGATCGCCTTCAAGCGGGAGAACGAGATCGACCCGCTGCGGCTGCGCCCGCACCCCTACGAGTTCGCGCTCTACTACGACGTGTGA
- a CDS encoding Lrp/AsnC family transcriptional regulator, which translates to MDLDDVDWKLLELLQANGRMTFTELGKRVSLSAPAVTERVRRLEDRGVITGYSARIDCGKLGLPIEAIVRVRVRSLDGPRFRATIIPLPEVISADHVTGDECWILRVVCSSTGELEQFVERAQRYGETSTSLVFSSPLRQGTITRRHP; encoded by the coding sequence GTGGACCTCGACGACGTGGACTGGAAGCTCCTCGAGCTGTTGCAGGCGAACGGCCGGATGACGTTCACCGAGTTGGGCAAGCGGGTCTCCCTTTCCGCACCCGCGGTGACCGAGCGGGTACGCAGGCTGGAGGATCGGGGAGTCATCACCGGCTACTCCGCTCGGATCGACTGCGGCAAACTCGGCCTGCCCATCGAGGCGATCGTCCGGGTTCGGGTACGCAGCCTGGACGGGCCACGGTTCCGCGCGACGATCATCCCGCTTCCCGAGGTGATCAGCGCGGACCATGTCACCGGGGACGAGTGCTGGATCCTTCGGGTGGTCTGCTCGTCCACCGGCGAGTTGGAGCAGTTCGTGGAGCGAGCCCAACGGTACGGCGAGACCAGCACCTCGCTGGTGTTCTCCTCGCCCCTGCGCCAGGGGACGATCACCCGCCGCCATCCCTGA
- a CDS encoding DUF4191 domain-containing protein, translated as MAGKQDKEAAKQAKQAKRAEKKAKRGQIFQAFKMQRKEDKALIPWMVGAVLVVTGVVFGIGYLLGIQWALLPIGIMLGLLAAVIIFGRRVQKTVYAKADGQPGAAAWALDNLRGRWRVTQTVAATTQLDAVHRVLGGPGVVLVAEGAPHRVKGLLAQEKKRVSRLVGETPIYDVQIGHEKGQVPLRRLQSHLMKLPRNLKPKQVDALEAKLAALGNRGAATPKGPMPQGAKMRNMQRTIRRR; from the coding sequence ATGGCGGGTAAGCAGGACAAGGAAGCTGCCAAGCAGGCCAAGCAAGCCAAGCGCGCGGAGAAGAAGGCCAAGCGAGGGCAGATCTTCCAGGCGTTCAAGATGCAGCGCAAGGAGGACAAGGCGCTCATCCCCTGGATGGTGGGTGCCGTCCTGGTGGTGACCGGTGTCGTGTTCGGCATCGGCTATCTGCTCGGCATCCAGTGGGCGCTGCTGCCGATCGGCATCATGCTCGGCCTGCTCGCCGCCGTGATCATTTTTGGTCGCCGGGTACAGAAGACCGTGTACGCCAAGGCCGACGGCCAGCCGGGGGCGGCCGCATGGGCACTGGACAACCTGCGCGGCCGCTGGCGGGTGACGCAGACGGTGGCGGCCACCACCCAGCTGGACGCGGTGCACCGGGTGCTCGGCGGCCCAGGCGTCGTCCTGGTCGCCGAGGGAGCCCCGCACCGGGTCAAGGGCCTGCTCGCGCAGGAGAAGAAGCGAGTGTCCCGGCTGGTCGGCGAGACGCCGATCTACGACGTGCAGATCGGGCACGAGAAGGGCCAGGTCCCGCTGCGCAGGCTGCAGAGCCACCTGATGAAACTGCCTCGCAACCTGAAGCCGAAGCAGGTGGACGCGCTGGAGGCCAAGCTGGCCGCGCTGGGTAACCGTGGCGCCGCCACGCCGAAGGGTCCGATGCCGCAGGGCGCCAAGATGCGCAACATGCAGCGGACCATCCGCCGCCGCTAG
- the glnA gene encoding type I glutamate--ammonia ligase yields the protein MERQQEFVLRTLEERDIRFVRLWFTDVLGFLKSVAIAPAELEGAFAEGIGFDGSAIEGFARVYESDMVAKPDPATFQVLPWETPEGGHYSARMFCDIAMPNGSPSWADPRHVLRRQLSKASEAGFTCYVHPEIEFFLLSTLPEDGREPEPADNGGYFDQASHATATHFRRHAIETLEAMGISVEFSHHEGAPGQQEIDLRYADALTMADNVMTFRYVVKEVALTQGVRATFMPKPFTDQPGSGMHTHFSLFEGDSNAFYDPEDPYELSETGKAFVAGLLSHAREISAVTNQWVNSYKRLISGGEAPTTVSWGRANRSALVRVPMYSPGKASSRRVEVRTPDSACNPYLAYSVILAAGLKGVEKGYELPPPAEDNIWSLSDAERKAAGYAQLPQNLGEALTEMERSELLPEALGEHVYDFFLRNKRAEWDNYRSAVTPYELRTLLPVL from the coding sequence ATGGAACGCCAGCAGGAGTTCGTGCTGCGCACGCTGGAAGAACGTGACATCCGCTTTGTCCGTCTGTGGTTCACCGACGTACTGGGCTTCCTCAAGTCGGTGGCCATCGCGCCGGCCGAACTGGAGGGTGCCTTCGCCGAGGGGATCGGCTTCGACGGCTCGGCGATCGAGGGTTTCGCGCGGGTGTACGAGTCGGACATGGTCGCCAAGCCAGACCCCGCCACCTTCCAGGTGCTGCCGTGGGAGACGCCGGAGGGCGGCCATTACTCGGCGCGGATGTTCTGCGATATCGCGATGCCGAACGGCTCGCCGTCCTGGGCAGACCCCCGGCACGTGCTGCGGCGGCAGCTCTCCAAGGCCAGCGAAGCCGGTTTCACCTGCTACGTGCATCCGGAGATCGAGTTCTTCCTGCTGTCCACCCTGCCCGAGGACGGTCGCGAGCCGGAGCCCGCCGACAACGGCGGTTACTTCGACCAGGCCAGTCATGCCACCGCGACCCATTTCCGCAGGCACGCCATCGAGACGCTGGAGGCGATGGGCATCTCGGTGGAGTTCAGCCACCACGAGGGTGCGCCCGGCCAGCAGGAGATCGACCTGCGCTACGCCGACGCGCTGACCATGGCCGACAACGTGATGACCTTCCGGTACGTGGTCAAGGAGGTCGCGCTCACCCAGGGTGTGCGGGCCACGTTCATGCCCAAGCCGTTCACCGACCAGCCCGGCTCCGGCATGCACACCCACTTCTCCCTCTTCGAGGGGGACAGCAATGCCTTCTACGACCCGGAGGACCCCTACGAACTGTCCGAGACGGGCAAGGCGTTCGTCGCCGGTCTGCTCAGTCACGCGCGGGAGATCTCGGCGGTGACCAACCAGTGGGTGAACTCCTACAAGCGGCTGATCAGCGGTGGAGAGGCGCCGACAACGGTCTCCTGGGGGCGGGCGAACCGGTCCGCACTGGTTCGGGTGCCGATGTACTCGCCCGGCAAGGCGTCCTCACGCCGGGTCGAGGTCCGCACCCCGGACTCGGCCTGTAACCCGTATCTCGCCTACTCGGTGATCCTGGCCGCCGGGCTCAAGGGCGTCGAGAAGGGCTACGAGCTGCCGCCGCCGGCCGAGGACAACATCTGGTCGCTGTCCGACGCCGAGCGCAAGGCCGCTGGGTACGCCCAGCTGCCGCAGAACCTCGGCGAGGCACTGACCGAGATGGAGCGTTCCGAGCTGCTGCCGGAGGCCCTCGGCGAGCACGTCTACGACTTCTTCCTGCGGAACAAGCGGGCGGAGTGGGACAACTACCGCAGTGCGGTGACGCCGTACGAGCTGCGGACGTTGCTTCCGGTTCTCTAG
- a CDS encoding bifunctional [glutamine synthetase] adenylyltransferase/[glutamine synthetase]-adenylyl-L-tyrosine phosphorylase — translation MADRARQTASPARFGFTDDRAAEQLRAVGWWDAAGPVAGTEPLLTALSRTPDPDLALRGLERLWETDPEAWPELDESLRGNARLRGQLLAVLGSSSALADFLVSEPGQWRRLTGPAPTPPTGYTTALLAAVRAESGTLTLEEAQHALRVGYRALLTEIAAADLGHLVEDGLAGLPYAEVTGRLTALAEAALAAGLAVAEREVGEPGDTTLAVIAMGKCGGWELNYVSDVDVIFVGEGDQRLATRLASTMLRVVGKSCFEVDAALRPEGKAGALVRTLDGHETYYKKWARTWEFQALLKARPVVGDVELGRRYTDLVAPMVWAAAERENFVADVQRMRRRVERHVPAEIVDRELKLGRGGLRDVEFAVQLLQLVHGRADPELRSPSTMDALDALGAGGYVGRADAAELEESYEFLRTVEHRLQLRRLRRTHLFPDDSETGELRRLARACGVRSVRGKPAGEVLLAEFRRHAQRIRKLHEKLFYRPLLESVAKVPTEALRLTTKQAASRLAALGYAAPDGALQHIGALTTGVSRRAAIQQALLPVLLDLLADTPDPDGGLLAYRRVSEALAETPWYLRVLRDTSAVVERLAVLLGTSRLVPDLLVRAPEVLQLLGDPEKLAHRSTDEVACSLRAAARRQPGLGAAVRTARSLRRHEMLRVACADLLGLLEVPDVCAALSSVWGAVLQSALAAALRKRVAEVGGEPARIAVIGMGRLGGAELSYTSDADVLFVCAPVGEATDAEAVRFASSVAETVRQALGAPSQDPALQVDADLRPEGRSGPLVRTLDSYRAYYTRWAEVWEAQALLRARFVAGDVELGERFGELIDPIRYPEGGLDAAQVREVRRIKARVDTERMPKGADRTTHTKLGRGGLAAVEWTAQLWQLRYAHEIPDLRTTSTPEALRALVRAGLAEAADVDSLIEAWMLATKARNAAMLVRGKAVDQLPSSGRELTTVASVLGYSVEDDPGEFVDYYRRTTRRAHAVVERLFYED, via the coding sequence ATGGCAGACCGAGCACGGCAAACCGCGTCCCCCGCGCGCTTCGGTTTCACCGATGACCGGGCGGCGGAGCAGCTTCGGGCCGTTGGCTGGTGGGACGCGGCCGGCCCGGTCGCGGGGACCGAACCACTGCTCACCGCCCTGTCCCGCACCCCGGACCCGGACCTCGCCCTGCGTGGTCTGGAACGCCTGTGGGAGACCGATCCGGAAGCGTGGCCGGAGCTGGACGAGTCGTTGCGGGGGAATGCCCGCCTGCGTGGTCAACTGCTGGCCGTGCTCGGTTCGTCCAGCGCACTGGCGGACTTCCTGGTCAGCGAGCCGGGCCAGTGGCGCAGGCTCACCGGTCCGGCCCCCACACCGCCCACCGGTTACACCACCGCGCTGCTGGCGGCCGTGCGGGCCGAGTCCGGCACGCTGACCCTCGAGGAGGCCCAGCATGCGCTTCGGGTGGGCTACCGTGCCCTGCTGACCGAGATCGCCGCGGCCGATCTGGGACACCTGGTCGAGGACGGTCTCGCCGGCCTGCCCTATGCCGAGGTCACCGGGCGGCTCACCGCGCTCGCCGAGGCCGCGCTCGCCGCCGGTCTCGCCGTCGCCGAGCGGGAGGTCGGCGAACCGGGGGACACCACGCTCGCGGTGATCGCGATGGGGAAGTGTGGCGGGTGGGAGTTGAACTACGTCAGCGATGTGGATGTCATCTTCGTCGGTGAGGGCGACCAGCGGCTCGCCACCCGGTTGGCGAGCACGATGCTGCGCGTGGTCGGCAAGTCCTGCTTCGAGGTGGATGCCGCGCTGCGGCCCGAGGGCAAGGCGGGGGCGCTGGTGCGCACCCTCGACGGGCACGAGACCTACTACAAGAAGTGGGCTCGTACCTGGGAGTTCCAAGCGCTGCTCAAGGCTCGCCCCGTGGTCGGGGACGTGGAGCTCGGCAGGCGGTACACCGACCTGGTCGCGCCGATGGTCTGGGCCGCGGCCGAGCGGGAGAACTTCGTCGCCGACGTGCAGCGGATGCGGCGCAGGGTCGAGCGCCATGTGCCTGCCGAGATCGTCGACCGCGAGCTGAAGCTGGGCCGGGGCGGGCTACGCGATGTGGAGTTCGCCGTGCAGTTGCTGCAGCTGGTGCACGGTCGTGCCGACCCCGAGCTGCGTTCACCGTCCACCATGGACGCGCTGGACGCGCTGGGCGCGGGCGGTTACGTGGGCCGTGCCGATGCCGCGGAGCTCGAGGAGTCCTACGAGTTCCTGCGCACGGTCGAGCATCGGCTACAGCTGCGCAGGCTGCGGCGGACGCACCTGTTCCCGGACGACTCCGAGACCGGCGAGCTACGCAGGCTTGCCAGGGCCTGCGGGGTGCGGTCGGTACGAGGCAAACCCGCTGGTGAGGTGCTGCTCGCCGAGTTCCGCCGGCATGCGCAGCGTATCCGGAAACTGCACGAGAAGCTGTTCTACCGCCCGCTGCTGGAGTCGGTGGCGAAGGTGCCGACCGAGGCCCTGCGGTTGACCACCAAGCAGGCGGCCAGCAGGTTGGCCGCGCTCGGCTACGCCGCGCCGGACGGCGCGCTGCAGCACATCGGCGCGCTCACCACGGGTGTGTCCAGGCGTGCCGCCATCCAGCAGGCCCTGCTGCCGGTGTTGCTCGACCTGCTGGCCGACACCCCGGATCCGGACGGCGGGCTGCTGGCGTACCGGCGGGTCTCCGAGGCGCTCGCCGAGACGCCGTGGTACCTGCGGGTGCTGCGGGACACCTCGGCCGTGGTGGAACGGCTGGCCGTGCTGCTCGGCACCTCCCGGCTGGTCCCGGACCTGCTGGTGCGTGCACCCGAGGTACTGCAACTGCTCGGCGACCCGGAGAAGCTCGCGCACCGATCCACCGACGAGGTGGCTTGCTCGTTGCGCGCGGCGGCCCGCAGGCAGCCGGGGCTCGGCGCGGCCGTGCGCACGGCGCGCTCCCTGCGCAGGCACGAAATGTTGCGGGTGGCCTGCGCCGACCTGCTCGGCCTGCTCGAGGTCCCTGACGTGTGCGCCGCGCTGTCCTCGGTGTGGGGTGCGGTGCTGCAGAGCGCGCTCGCCGCCGCCCTCCGCAAGCGGGTGGCCGAGGTCGGCGGCGAGCCCGCGCGGATCGCCGTGATCGGGATGGGCAGGCTGGGCGGCGCCGAGCTCAGCTACACCTCCGACGCGGATGTGCTGTTCGTCTGTGCGCCCGTCGGCGAGGCGACCGACGCCGAGGCGGTGCGGTTCGCCTCCTCGGTCGCCGAAACGGTGCGGCAGGCGCTGGGTGCACCAAGCCAGGACCCTGCCTTGCAGGTGGACGCCGACCTGCGACCGGAGGGGCGCAGCGGGCCACTGGTACGCACCCTGGATTCCTATCGTGCCTACTACACGCGCTGGGCCGAGGTGTGGGAGGCACAGGCGCTGCTGCGGGCGCGGTTCGTGGCAGGCGATGTGGAACTCGGGGAACGTTTCGGCGAGCTGATCGACCCCATCCGCTACCCGGAGGGCGGGCTCGACGCCGCGCAGGTACGCGAGGTACGCCGGATCAAGGCACGGGTGGACACCGAACGTATGCCCAAGGGAGCCGACCGGACCACGCACACCAAGCTGGGCCGGGGTGGGCTCGCCGCTGTGGAGTGGACCGCCCAGCTCTGGCAGCTGCGGTACGCGCACGAGATTCCGGACCTGCGCACCACCTCGACCCCGGAAGCCCTGCGTGCCCTGGTGCGGGCCGGGCTCGCCGAGGCGGCGGATGTGGACTCGTTGATCGAAGCCTGGATGCTCGCCACGAAGGCGCGGAACGCGGCGATGCTGGTCCGCGGCAAGGCCGTGGACCAGCTCCCCTCCTCGGGGCGGGAGCTCACCACCGTGGCCAGCGTCCTCGGCTACTCCGTCGAGGACGACCCCGGTGAGTTCGTCGACTACTACCGGCGCACCACCCGCAGGGCACATGCCGTGGTCGAGCGGCTCTTCTACGAGGACTGA
- a CDS encoding winged helix-turn-helix domain-containing protein: protein MADERETYKQLDARSLRGLAHPLRVRILGLLRTEGPATSARLAKRLTEDSGNISWHLRRLANTGFITEETDFGTRRERWWRAVHDHTRFDIDDVLDGDPRSGTHPGARGHRARLPAGDHLLGTGLAA from the coding sequence ATGGCGGACGAGCGGGAGACGTACAAACAGTTGGACGCCCGCAGCCTGCGGGGGCTGGCGCATCCGCTGCGCGTTCGGATACTCGGCCTGCTGCGCACGGAGGGCCCCGCCACCTCGGCCCGGCTGGCAAAGCGGTTGACCGAGGACAGCGGCAACATCAGCTGGCACCTGCGTCGGCTGGCCAACACCGGGTTCATCACCGAGGAAACCGACTTCGGGACCCGGCGAGAGCGCTGGTGGCGTGCGGTGCACGACCACACCCGGTTCGATATCGACGACGTCCTCGACGGAGACCCGCGGTCCGGTACGCACCCTGGTGCGCGAGGTCATCGAGCTCGACTTCCAGCGGGCGATCACCTACTCGGAACAGGTCTGGCCGCGTGA